The following proteins are encoded in a genomic region of Ornithodoros turicata isolate Travis chromosome 6, ASM3712646v1, whole genome shotgun sequence:
- the LOC135398354 gene encoding putative nuclease HARBI1, with translation MEYFDEDLEDLHLSFQVQPSRYYPRDSTDPFVALNDKQFHDRFRLMKHTVYDLLLVIEKHLEFTSDRNSSVPPIRQLLICLRFYASGTFQIVIGDTSDISKSTVCRIIKRVSHVLASLSPLYMKFPSTQDEKQRTMLGFYDIAGFPGVIGAIDCTHVAIQSPGGNTAELFRNRKGYFSINVQCVCDADLRITDIVARWPGATHDATIFDSSRIRAHLETNLGGHLLGDAGYPCRPYLLTPLAAPNSVAEKRYQNKHVATRNTVERLFGVWKRRFPVLKMGLRLKIDTALAVIVATAVLHNIAQQKDNCMPDICESVVEHESVDVVWNGPLEPGATSARAQIIANFARSRDDLQQLLPEW, from the coding sequence ATGGAGTACTTTGACGAGGATCTGGAAGATCTACACCTGAGTTTTCAAGTTCAGCCGTCACGATATTATCCTAGGGACAGCACGGACCCTTTTGTAGCCCTAAATGACAAGCAGTTTCATGACAGATTTCGGCTAATGAAACATACAGTGTATGATCTCCTCCTGGTAATTGAGAAGCACCTCGAGTTTACATCAGACAGGAACTCCTCAGTACCACCAATACGCCAGCTCCTAATCTGCCTCCGTTTCTATGCTAGTGGAACTTTTCAAATAGTTATAGGCGACACGTCTGACATAAGCAAGTCTACTGTCTGCCGTATAATCAAGCGAGTATCACATGTTCTTGCCTCACTGTCACCTCTCTACATGAAATTTCCATCAACGCAAGATGAAAAGCAAAGGACAATGCTCGGATTCTATGACATTGCAGGCTTTCCAGGAGTCATTGGGGCAATTGACTGTACACACGTAGCAATACAGTCACCAGGTGGTAACACAGCAGAGCTGTTCAGGAACAGGAAGGGCTACTTTTCAATTAATGTGCAGTGTGTATGTGACGCTGACTTGCGGATCACCGACATTGTTGCTAGGTGGCCTGGTGCTACCCATGATGCCACAATTTTTGACAGCTCGAGAATTCGAGCCCACCTCGAGACAAATTTAGGGGGTCATTTGCTCGGAGATGCAGGATATCCTTGCAGGCCCTATCTGCTTACACCCTTAGCAGCACCTAACTCTGTTGCAGAAAAGAGATATCAGAACAAGCATGTTGCAACAAGAAACACTGTAGAAAGGCTCTTTGGTGTGTGGAAGAGGAGGTTTCCTGTGTTGAAGATGGGGCTACGTTTGAAGATTGACACTGCTCTGGCGGTAATTGTTGCAACAGCGGTGTTGCATAACATTGCTCAACAAAAAGACAATTGCATGCCTGACATTTGTGAGTCAGTTGTCGAGCATGAATCAGTTGATGTTGTGTGGAACGGTCCCTTAGAGCCAGGAGCCACAAGCGCTAGAGCCCAAATAATTGCAAACTTTGCAAGGAGCCGTGATGATCTGCAGCAGCTGCTACCAGAATGGTGA